A single region of the Marmota flaviventris isolate mMarFla1 chromosome 10, mMarFla1.hap1, whole genome shotgun sequence genome encodes:
- the Henmt1 gene encoding small RNA 2'-O-methyltransferase isoform X5, translating into MVADLGCGDTELLRLLKIYPCIQRLVGVDIDKEKLQSNGHQLSPYLGEFVKPRDLDLTVILYHGSVVERDSRLLGFDLITCIELIEHLDSDDLARFPEVVFGYLSPAMIVISTPNSEFNPLFPTVTLRDADHKFEWNRMEFQTWALQVANRYHYSVEFTGVGEPPAGAEHVGYCTQIGVFRKNSGKVTELCFPEQHDQHVYETVYKTSYPSLQQEKMLKFVLVGEVLILVERLRLRQQRMLREQKDLCNDPDNTDSSGPPQVLLGAVFTEAEEARIENSPKPFCEGDKFFVPLQRLLAYPKVHRLRVTEERMRSLISDSVQLSSDGSAVMDDLYKSWDYQFEDY; encoded by the exons ATG GTTGCAGACCTGGGATGTGGTGACACAGAGCTCCTAAGGCTGCTAAAAATCTACCCATGTATTCAACGGCTTGTTGGAGTAGATATCGATAAGGAAAAATTGCAGTCAAATGG GCATCAGTTGTCTCCCTATTTGGGGGAGTTTGTAAAGCCCCGAGATCTGGATTTGACTGTTATCTTGTATCATGGCTCTGTTGTGGAGAGAGATTCTCGTTTGCTTGGATTTGACTTGATAACATGCATTGAATT AATAGAACATTTGGATTCAGATGATCTGGCTAGATTTCCCGAAGTGGTATTTGGGTACCTGTCTCCAGCCATGATTGTCATCAGCACACCAAACTCTGAATTCAACCCGCTGTTTCCCACGGTGACCCTAAGAGATGCTGATCATAAATTTGAGTGGAACAGAATGGAGTTTCAGACCTG GGCCTTACAAGTGGCAAATCGTTATCATTACTCTGTGGAGTTTACTGGCGTAGGGGAACCACCAGCTGGAGCTGAGCATGTTGGCTATTGTACCCAGATAGGTGTCTTCCGGAAAAATAGTGGGAAGGTAACAGAATTGTGCTTTCCAGAGCAGCATGATCAACATGTTTATGAAACT GTTTATAAGACCTCCTACCCGAGTTTACAGCAGGAGAAGATGCTCAAATTTgtattggttggggaagtgttgATACTAGTGGAACGGCTGAGATTGAGACAGCAGCGAATGCTGCGAGAACAGAAGGACTTGTGCAATGACCCAGACAACACTGACTCTTCTGGTCCGCCCCAAGTACTGTTGGGAGCAGTCTTCACAGAGGCTGAAGAAGCCAGGATAGAGAATTCTCCAAAACCCTTCTGTGAAGGAGATAAGTTTTTCGTACCCCTGCAAAGACTCCTTGCTTATCCCAAAGTGCACCGCTTACGTGTGACTGAGGAGAGGATGAGGTCACTCATCTCAGACTCAGTGCAGCTGAGCAGTGATGGTTCTGCAGTCATGGACGACCTGTATAAATCTTGGGATTATCAGTTTGAAGATTATTGA
- the Henmt1 gene encoding small RNA 2'-O-methyltransferase isoform X3, translating to MEEENEQVADLGCGDTELLRLLKIYPCIQRLVGVDIDKEKLQSNGHQLSPYLGEFVKPRDLDLTVILYHGSVVERDSRLLGFDLITCIELIEHLDSDDLARFPEVVFGYLSPAMIVISTPNSEFNPLFPTVTLRDADHKFEWNRMEFQTWALQVANRYHYSVEFTGVGEPPAGAEHVGYCTQIGVFRKNSGKVTELCFPEQHDQHVYETVYKTSYPSLQQEKMLKFVLVGEVLILVERLRLRQQRMLREQKDLCNDPDNTDSSGPPQVLLGAVFTEAEEARIENSPKPFCEGDKFFVPLQRLLAYPKVHRLRVTEERMRSLISDSVQLSSDGSAVMDDLYKSWDYQFEDY from the exons GTTGCAGACCTGGGATGTGGTGACACAGAGCTCCTAAGGCTGCTAAAAATCTACCCATGTATTCAACGGCTTGTTGGAGTAGATATCGATAAGGAAAAATTGCAGTCAAATGG GCATCAGTTGTCTCCCTATTTGGGGGAGTTTGTAAAGCCCCGAGATCTGGATTTGACTGTTATCTTGTATCATGGCTCTGTTGTGGAGAGAGATTCTCGTTTGCTTGGATTTGACTTGATAACATGCATTGAATT AATAGAACATTTGGATTCAGATGATCTGGCTAGATTTCCCGAAGTGGTATTTGGGTACCTGTCTCCAGCCATGATTGTCATCAGCACACCAAACTCTGAATTCAACCCGCTGTTTCCCACGGTGACCCTAAGAGATGCTGATCATAAATTTGAGTGGAACAGAATGGAGTTTCAGACCTG GGCCTTACAAGTGGCAAATCGTTATCATTACTCTGTGGAGTTTACTGGCGTAGGGGAACCACCAGCTGGAGCTGAGCATGTTGGCTATTGTACCCAGATAGGTGTCTTCCGGAAAAATAGTGGGAAGGTAACAGAATTGTGCTTTCCAGAGCAGCATGATCAACATGTTTATGAAACT GTTTATAAGACCTCCTACCCGAGTTTACAGCAGGAGAAGATGCTCAAATTTgtattggttggggaagtgttgATACTAGTGGAACGGCTGAGATTGAGACAGCAGCGAATGCTGCGAGAACAGAAGGACTTGTGCAATGACCCAGACAACACTGACTCTTCTGGTCCGCCCCAAGTACTGTTGGGAGCAGTCTTCACAGAGGCTGAAGAAGCCAGGATAGAGAATTCTCCAAAACCCTTCTGTGAAGGAGATAAGTTTTTCGTACCCCTGCAAAGACTCCTTGCTTATCCCAAAGTGCACCGCTTACGTGTGACTGAGGAGAGGATGAGGTCACTCATCTCAGACTCAGTGCAGCTGAGCAGTGATGGTTCTGCAGTCATGGACGACCTGTATAAATCTTGGGATTATCAGTTTGAAGATTATTGA